A genomic region of Rhizomicrobium sp. contains the following coding sequences:
- the glyA gene encoding serine hydroxymethyltransferase — MSSFFNGKLAETDPDVARAIALELGRQREKIELIASENIVSRAVLEAQGSVLTNKYAEGYPGRRYYGGCEFVDIAEELAIGRARQLFDCDFVNVQPHSGAQANQAVFFALMQPGDIFLGLDLAAGGHLTHGAPANQSGKWFKPVSYTVRRQDQRIDMDEVEALARAHKPKIIIAGGSAYPRIIDFPRFRAIADAVGAYLMVDMAHFAGLVAGGVHPNPLEHAHVVTTTTHKTLRGPRGGMILSRDAELGKKINSAVFPGLQGGPLMHVIAAKAVAFGEALRPEFKLYAKAVVDNAKVLAETLQAAGARHRLGRHRHASDAGGPAPQGRQGP, encoded by the coding sequence TTGTCAAGCTTTTTCAACGGCAAATTGGCCGAAACCGATCCCGATGTGGCGCGCGCCATCGCGCTGGAACTCGGCCGCCAGCGCGAGAAGATCGAGCTGATCGCGTCCGAGAACATTGTCTCGCGCGCGGTTCTCGAAGCTCAGGGTTCGGTGCTGACCAACAAGTACGCCGAAGGCTATCCCGGTCGGCGTTACTATGGCGGCTGCGAATTCGTCGACATCGCCGAGGAACTCGCGATCGGCCGCGCCCGGCAGTTGTTCGACTGCGACTTCGTCAACGTCCAGCCGCATTCCGGCGCGCAGGCCAACCAAGCCGTGTTCTTCGCCCTCATGCAACCTGGAGATATTTTTCTGGGCCTCGATCTGGCGGCCGGTGGCCATCTGACGCATGGGGCGCCCGCCAACCAGTCCGGCAAGTGGTTCAAGCCGGTGTCCTACACGGTGCGCCGCCAGGATCAGCGAATCGACATGGACGAGGTCGAAGCGCTCGCTCGCGCCCACAAGCCGAAGATCATCATCGCCGGCGGCTCGGCCTATCCGCGGATCATCGACTTTCCGCGCTTCCGCGCCATCGCGGACGCGGTCGGCGCCTATCTGATGGTGGACATGGCGCATTTCGCCGGGTTGGTCGCGGGCGGCGTGCATCCCAATCCGCTGGAGCACGCCCATGTCGTCACGACGACGACGCATAAGACGCTGCGCGGCCCGCGCGGCGGCATGATCCTGTCGCGCGACGCCGAGCTCGGCAAGAAGATCAACTCCGCCGTGTTCCCGGGCCTGCAGGGCGGCCCTCTGATGCACGTGATCGCCGCGAAGGCAGTCGCGTTCGGCGAAGCCCTTCGCCCCGAATTCAAGCTCTATGCGAAGGCCGTGGTCGACAACGCGAAAGTCCTCGCCGAGACGCTGCAGGCTGCGGGGGCTCGACATCGTCTCGGGCGGCACCGACACGCATCTGATGCTGGTGGACCTGCGCCCCAAGGGCGCCAAGGGCCGTGA
- the hemA gene encoding 5-aminolevulinate synthase codes for MSFPYLTRFRDALAGLRREGRYRIFADIVRQRGGYPKADFYTDADKRPITVWCSNDYLCMGQHPVVLAAMHEAIDATGAGAGGTRNISGTTHYHVELERELADLHGKDAALLFTSGYVSNDATLATLGKILPGLIVFSDELNHASMIEGIKHGGMEKHLFRHNDLQHLESLLASADPAAPKLIAFESVYSMDGDFGKISDFCDLAEKYGALTYLDEVHGVGLYGPRGAGVAARDGVMHRVDIIEGTLAKAFGVMGGYIAASSELIDCIRSFAPGFIFTTSLAPAIAAGVLASIRHLKASDVERGRLHERAARLKRLFAEAGLPVMDSPSHIVPVFVGDAALCKSVSDALLRDHAIYVQPINFPTVPRGKERLRFTPSPMHSDAMMDALVQALDQVWTAHRLSRAA; via the coding sequence ATGTCGTTTCCCTATCTCACCCGCTTCCGCGACGCGCTCGCCGGGCTGCGGCGCGAGGGGCGCTACCGCATCTTCGCGGACATCGTGCGCCAGCGCGGCGGCTATCCCAAGGCCGATTTCTATACCGATGCCGACAAGCGGCCGATCACGGTGTGGTGCAGCAACGACTATCTGTGCATGGGCCAGCACCCGGTCGTGCTCGCCGCCATGCACGAGGCGATCGACGCGACCGGCGCCGGCGCCGGCGGCACCCGCAACATCTCTGGCACCACGCACTACCATGTCGAGCTGGAGCGCGAGCTCGCCGACCTGCACGGCAAGGACGCCGCGCTGCTCTTCACCTCCGGCTATGTCTCCAACGACGCGACGCTCGCCACGCTCGGGAAGATCCTTCCCGGGTTGATCGTGTTCTCCGACGAGTTGAACCACGCCTCGATGATCGAAGGCATCAAACATGGCGGCATGGAGAAGCATCTCTTCCGCCACAATGATCTTCAGCATCTGGAGTCTCTGCTGGCTTCGGCCGATCCTGCGGCGCCCAAGCTGATCGCTTTCGAGTCGGTCTATTCGATGGACGGTGATTTCGGGAAGATTTCGGATTTCTGCGACCTCGCCGAGAAATACGGCGCCCTCACCTATCTCGATGAAGTCCACGGCGTCGGCCTCTATGGTCCGCGCGGCGCCGGCGTGGCGGCGCGCGACGGGGTGATGCACCGCGTCGACATCATCGAGGGCACGCTCGCCAAGGCGTTCGGGGTCATGGGCGGCTATATCGCGGCCTCGTCGGAGCTCATCGACTGCATCCGTTCCTTCGCGCCCGGCTTCATCTTCACGACCTCGCTGGCGCCGGCGATCGCGGCCGGCGTGCTCGCCAGCATCCGCCATCTGAAGGCCAGCGATGTCGAGCGCGGTCGCCTGCATGAGCGGGCCGCGCGGCTCAAGCGCCTGTTCGCGGAGGCCGGATTGCCGGTCATGGATTCGCCAAGCCACATCGTTCCGGTGTTCGTGGGCGACGCGGCGCTGTGCAAGTCGGTGTCCGACGCGCTGTTGCGCGATCACGCGATCTATGTGCAGCCCATCAACTTCCCCACCGTGCCGCGCGGCAAGGAAAGGCTGCGCTTCACGCCTTCGCCGATGCACAGCGACGCGATGATGGACGCGCTGGTGCAGGCGCTGGATCAGGTCTGGACGGCGCACCGGCTGAGTCGCGCCGCCTGA
- a CDS encoding winged helix DNA-binding protein, with amino-acid sequence MASHAQYLRIQPLGGPQAEWCGRTVELVEKLHRGLQELVKDELDRRKIQDINGVQALMLYHFSEESLAPGDLRARGHYQGTNATYNLKKLVTHGYVDQKPSETDRRSVRLSLTVKGEGVRAALRALFCRHEQSMGVVADLPSDSMVALNTLMGRLERFWVDQVRFRL; translated from the coding sequence ATGGCCTCTCACGCCCAATACCTTCGGATCCAACCTCTCGGCGGGCCGCAGGCCGAATGGTGCGGCCGCACCGTCGAGCTTGTCGAGAAGCTTCACCGCGGCCTTCAGGAGCTGGTGAAGGACGAGCTCGATCGCCGGAAGATCCAGGACATCAACGGCGTCCAGGCGCTCATGCTGTATCACTTCAGCGAGGAAAGCCTCGCGCCCGGCGATCTGCGCGCCCGCGGCCACTACCAGGGAACGAACGCCACCTACAATCTCAAGAAGCTCGTCACCCACGGCTATGTCGATCAGAAGCCGTCGGAGACCGACCGGCGCTCGGTGCGGCTGTCGCTCACGGTCAAGGGCGAAGGCGTGCGCGCGGCGCTGCGCGCGCTCTTTTGCCGGCACGAGCAGTCGATGGGCGTGGTGGCGGATCTGCCGTCCGATTCGATGGTCGCGCTGAACACCCTGATGGGGCGCCTGGAGCGATTCTGGGTCGACCAGGTTCGCTTCCGCCTCTAG
- a CDS encoding winged helix DNA-binding protein produces MTAFTKPQTAVLESARVEAKYYLETLNLVERLHRQLLDVIKDELDRRDEREINSVQALLLFNVGDQELTAGELRTRGHYLGSNVSYNLKKLVESGYIHHERSEADRRSVLVRLTRKGEAVRDTLRELFERHLGSLNAVGNVAANDLDLLNVTLKRLERFWIDQVRFRL; encoded by the coding sequence ATGACAGCATTCACGAAACCGCAGACCGCGGTGCTCGAGAGCGCCCGCGTGGAAGCGAAGTACTATCTGGAGACGCTCAATCTGGTCGAGCGTCTGCATCGCCAACTGCTCGATGTGATCAAGGACGAACTGGACCGCCGCGACGAGCGGGAGATCAACAGCGTCCAGGCGCTGCTCCTGTTCAATGTCGGCGACCAGGAGCTGACCGCCGGCGAGCTGCGCACGCGGGGCCACTATCTGGGCTCCAACGTGTCGTACAATCTCAAGAAGCTCGTCGAGTCCGGCTACATCCACCACGAACGTTCGGAAGCCGACCGCCGTTCGGTGCTGGTGCGCCTGACGCGCAAGGGCGAGGCGGTGCGCGACACGCTGCGCGAGCTGTTCGAGCGTCATCTGGGCTCGCTGAACGCGGTCGGCAATGTGGCGGCGAACGATCTGGACCTTTTGAACGTGACCTTGAAGCGTCTGGAGCGCTTCTGGATCGACCAGGTCCGCTTCCGGCTATAG
- a CDS encoding isobutyryl-CoA dehydrogenase gives MDFELNEDQRAVEDAARRFARDRLAPFAAQWDAKEIFPVDTLREAAALGFAGIYVKSDVGGSEMSRLDAAIIMEELSAGCTSTAAFISIHNMASWMIDRFGTDEQRKRFLPKMATMEKIASYCLTEPGSGSDAASLKTRAVKDGDAYVLNGGKAFISGAGVSDIYVCMVRTGEDGPRGISCLVVEKGTPGLSFGKKERKMGWKSQPTAQVIFEDCRVPVANRIGGEGEGFRIAMMGLDGGRINIGACSVGTARAALHEALAYAKDRKQFGRPIADFQASQFKLADMATELEASRLMIRNAAAALDRRDPAATMLCAMAKRFATDTGFKIANDALQLHGGYGYLEDFPAERHVRDLRVHQILEGTNEIMRVIVARELSRQQ, from the coding sequence ATGGATTTCGAGCTGAACGAAGACCAGCGGGCGGTCGAGGACGCGGCGCGGCGTTTCGCCAGGGACCGCCTCGCCCCCTTCGCGGCGCAATGGGACGCCAAGGAGATTTTCCCCGTCGACACCCTGCGCGAGGCCGCGGCGCTCGGCTTTGCCGGCATCTATGTGAAATCCGACGTCGGCGGCTCGGAGATGAGCCGGCTCGACGCCGCGATCATCATGGAAGAACTGTCCGCCGGCTGCACTTCGACCGCCGCGTTCATCTCGATCCACAACATGGCGTCGTGGATGATCGACCGCTTCGGCACCGACGAGCAGCGCAAGCGCTTCCTCCCGAAGATGGCGACGATGGAGAAGATCGCGAGCTATTGCCTGACCGAGCCGGGCTCGGGCTCCGACGCGGCATCGCTGAAGACGCGCGCCGTCAAGGACGGCGATGCCTATGTGCTCAACGGCGGCAAGGCCTTCATCTCCGGCGCCGGCGTCTCCGATATCTATGTCTGCATGGTGCGCACGGGCGAGGACGGTCCGCGCGGCATCTCCTGCCTCGTGGTGGAGAAGGGCACGCCGGGCCTTTCCTTCGGCAAGAAGGAGCGCAAGATGGGCTGGAAAAGCCAGCCCACCGCCCAGGTGATCTTCGAGGATTGCCGCGTGCCCGTCGCCAACCGCATCGGCGGCGAAGGCGAGGGCTTCCGCATCGCGATGATGGGCCTGGACGGCGGCCGCATCAATATCGGCGCCTGTTCGGTCGGCACCGCGCGCGCCGCGCTCCACGAGGCGCTCGCCTATGCCAAGGACCGCAAACAGTTCGGTCGCCCGATCGCCGATTTCCAGGCCAGTCAGTTCAAGCTCGCCGACATGGCGACGGAACTTGAGGCGTCGCGCCTGATGATCCGCAACGCCGCGGCGGCGCTGGATCGCCGCGATCCGGCGGCCACCATGCTCTGCGCCATGGCCAAGCGGTTCGCCACCGATACCGGCTTCAAGATCGCCAATGACGCGCTGCAACTGCACGGCGGCTACGGCTATCTGGAGGACTTCCCGGCCGAGCGCCATGTCCGCGACCTGCGGGTGCACCAGATCCTGGAGGGAACCAACGAGATCATGCGCGTGATCGTGGCGCGCGAGCTGTCGCGGCAACAATAA